In the Flagellimonas sp. HMM57 genome, one interval contains:
- a CDS encoding RNA polymerase sigma factor, which yields MADTENSVCDQKIFNRIFDLNSQTLCNYLYYQCGDLQQAEDLAQEAFIKLWDNCKKVIVEKAKAFLYTVAKNAFYNQVAHKKVVLEYSKIPRSSSNIETPEYKIEEREFMEKLQNAINALPEGQREVFLLNRIDKKTYREIAEMLGVSQKAVEKRMHKALVKMRKTIKNI from the coding sequence ATGGCAGATACTGAAAACTCAGTTTGCGATCAAAAAATTTTCAATCGAATTTTTGATCTTAATTCCCAGACGCTTTGTAACTACCTGTATTACCAATGCGGTGACTTACAACAAGCGGAAGACTTGGCCCAAGAGGCTTTTATAAAGCTTTGGGACAACTGCAAAAAAGTGATTGTGGAAAAGGCCAAAGCCTTTTTGTATACGGTTGCAAAGAATGCTTTTTACAACCAAGTGGCCCATAAGAAAGTTGTGCTGGAATATTCCAAAATTCCCAGAAGCTCATCAAATATTGAAACGCCAGAATATAAAATCGAAGAGCGCGAGTTTATGGAAAAACTCCAAAATGCGATCAATGCACTGCCCGAAGGACAGCGAGAGGTCTTTCTGTTGAACCGGATAGATAAAAAAACGTATAGGGAAATTGCAGAAATGCTTGGGGTATCCCAAAAAGCAGTAGAAAAACGAATGCACAAGGCATTGGTTAAAATGAGAAAAACAATAAAAAATATTTAG
- a CDS encoding FecR family protein: MFEDKNDTILAKWLAGELTAEEQGEFENDPEFLEYQQIVQGMNQFKKPSFDTASLKSKVMAKIDERPKGKVIRLRPLYYAVGVAASIVLIIGIFFNEVSYATAYGEQLVVTLPDGSTVQLNAGTTIAHNRFFWKNNKTVNLKGEAFFKVEKGDGFKVETQSGTVSVLGTEFNVRARTSNFSLTCYEGKVRFESPNAEKEAILKQGDAIDIDGNGVIKAKKIQSAFPSWTKGSSAFSNADLSEVIKELEAQYGITIQYGTTNNGDGFTGSFVHDNLEIALKTVFVPMGIAYEISEDQKKVLLNTQ, translated from the coding sequence ATGTTTGAAGACAAAAACGATACAATATTAGCCAAATGGTTGGCGGGCGAGCTTACAGCAGAAGAACAGGGCGAGTTTGAAAACGATCCTGAATTTTTGGAGTATCAGCAAATCGTTCAGGGTATGAATCAATTTAAAAAGCCAAGCTTTGATACAGCGTCATTAAAAAGTAAGGTAATGGCTAAAATTGATGAAAGACCAAAAGGAAAAGTAATTCGTCTAAGACCACTTTATTATGCTGTTGGTGTAGCGGCTTCTATAGTATTGATTATTGGTATTTTCTTTAATGAGGTATCCTATGCAACAGCGTATGGGGAACAATTGGTGGTTACACTGCCAGATGGTTCTACAGTGCAGCTTAATGCAGGGACAACAATTGCCCACAACCGTTTTTTTTGGAAAAACAACAAGACGGTAAATCTTAAAGGGGAAGCCTTTTTTAAAGTGGAAAAGGGAGACGGTTTTAAGGTGGAAACCCAATCGGGAACTGTTTCTGTTCTTGGTACGGAATTCAATGTAAGGGCGAGAACTTCCAATTTTTCTTTGACTTGTTACGAAGGGAAAGTAAGATTTGAATCGCCAAATGCAGAAAAAGAAGCGATTTTAAAACAGGGAGATGCTATTGATATTGATGGAAATGGCGTAATAAAGGCAAAGAAAATCCAAAGTGCTTTTCCTTCATGGACCAAAGGAAGCAGTGCGTTTTCCAATGCCGATTTAAGCGAAGTTATCAAAGAATTGGAAGCTCAATATGGCATAACGATACAATATGGTACAACTAATAACGGAGATGGTTTTACGGGCAGCTTTGTTCATGATAATCTAGAAATTGCCCTAAAAACTGTATTTGTGCCTATGGGAATTGCCTACGAGATTTCTGAAGACCAAAAAAAAGTATTGCTAAATACCCAATAA
- a CDS encoding 7TM domain-containing protein, which produces MKVSFNLRTVITGILVLVVISLVLKLIPLSKNIDDFYAEEMYQVTYKYFLKTDKRKTTLKTYLPKNNGHQRITNEKFDGKPYWAFEKQAVGNNLKGLWITGKEDSYESIDYRFTFEGKPKSYIVPTFFTKNNLVQNKFLTSSEFIQKDHGKIAHKAKELSKDSQNDRQRIQNIFDFVYNVPVAPIINLTDAITVLDQNRASCNGKSRLMVALARNLGYPAKIKGGIILEETNKRTSHAWVEVNINDKWVPFDPLNGHFAYLPPNYLELYEGDEFLITHTPNIQLDYIYEINKQHKVPFLNMNAKEVSEISVISLWGLVENKIISTDALLLLLMLPIGGLLVAFLRNVVGLRTFGVFLPVLIAFALLETGFLTGIILFIFLILFVGLISRPFNNLGLLHTPKLVISLTLMVLVMTLGSYIGTLHEITWLTALTFFPTIILTISAERFSTLIIEDGFQKATGTLFQTLIAVSFCFYMLSNQWLSSILILFPEILFIVIILAMLLGKYIGLRWTELIRFKPLLNPKPYSHVA; this is translated from the coding sequence ATGAAGGTCTCTTTTAATTTAAGAACAGTTATAACAGGCATATTGGTCTTAGTGGTCATATCCCTTGTGCTGAAGCTAATTCCCCTCAGTAAAAATATTGATGACTTCTATGCGGAAGAAATGTATCAGGTAACCTACAAGTATTTTTTAAAGACCGACAAAAGAAAGACGACATTGAAAACATACTTGCCAAAAAACAATGGACATCAACGTATAACTAACGAAAAATTTGACGGTAAGCCTTATTGGGCATTTGAAAAACAGGCCGTTGGCAATAATCTTAAAGGCCTATGGATTACTGGAAAAGAAGACTCTTATGAAAGTATTGACTACCGATTTACTTTCGAAGGAAAACCCAAGTCATACATAGTACCGACTTTTTTTACCAAAAACAATCTTGTACAAAATAAATTTTTAACATCTAGCGAGTTTATTCAAAAAGACCACGGTAAGATTGCCCATAAGGCCAAAGAATTGTCCAAAGATTCACAAAATGACAGGCAACGAATCCAAAATATATTTGATTTTGTCTATAACGTTCCTGTCGCCCCTATTATAAACTTGACAGACGCAATTACGGTCTTAGACCAAAACAGGGCTTCATGTAATGGAAAAAGTAGGTTAATGGTCGCTTTGGCAAGAAATCTGGGGTATCCAGCAAAAATTAAAGGGGGTATTATTCTAGAAGAAACGAACAAGAGAACTTCTCATGCATGGGTAGAGGTCAATATTAATGATAAATGGGTTCCCTTTGATCCCTTAAATGGCCATTTTGCTTACCTGCCCCCTAATTATCTAGAACTATATGAAGGGGATGAATTTTTAATTACACATACACCCAACATTCAACTAGATTACATCTACGAAATCAATAAACAGCACAAAGTGCCCTTTTTGAACATGAATGCTAAAGAGGTCAGTGAGATATCCGTAATCTCATTATGGGGGCTTGTTGAAAATAAGATTATCTCAACAGATGCATTGTTACTTCTTTTAATGTTACCCATTGGTGGATTATTGGTTGCATTCCTGAGAAATGTGGTCGGGTTACGAACTTTTGGTGTTTTCCTTCCAGTTTTAATAGCATTTGCATTACTGGAAACTGGTTTCTTAACAGGAATAATTCTTTTTATTTTCCTTATTCTTTTTGTTGGGTTGATTTCCAGACCGTTCAATAATTTAGGCCTACTGCATACACCCAAGCTGGTAATATCGCTAACACTGATGGTACTGGTAATGACCTTGGGTTCTTATATTGGAACGCTACATGAAATAACCTGGTTGACAGCATTGACCTTCTTCCCCACAATAATCTTAACAATTTCTGCCGAACGGTTTTCAACTTTAATCATTGAAGATGGTTTTCAAAAAGCGACGGGAACACTTTTTCAAACCCTGATAGCAGTGAGCTTCTGCTTCTATATGCTATCCAATCAATGGTTGTCTTCCATTCTAATTCTATTTCCTGAAATTCTTTTCATTGTCATCATACTGGCTATGCTATTGGGCAAATATATTGGCCTACGTTGGACAGAACTGATTCGATTTAAACCTTTGTTAAATCCAAAACCATACAGCCATGTTGCATAA
- a CDS encoding sugar-transfer associated ATP-grasp domain-containing protein, with product MLHKLFQIKNPNGVMGLNKRNLELIYPNNKREHYSLADDKVKTKEILHRNNIACAETYSIITKVSEIKKKWKSCQDKNAMAIKPANGCGGGGIKILKKTSDGQWKSGEKIITEAQIFQHITSIVSGFFSMNSSDSCLIEECIVPHPFFAEIYDEGVPDFRVITLKGKPIMGMLRMPTSKSDGKANLHQRGVGIGVNLEKGTLTQVYDGNRYLDHHPDNPIKIFGKPIPYWKEMIALSIKTSKVFPLDYLGIDLVIDAAKGPQIMEINVRPGLGIQLVNKCGLENAVKDNY from the coding sequence ATGTTGCATAAGCTATTTCAAATAAAGAATCCGAACGGTGTTATGGGGCTCAATAAAAGAAATCTGGAATTGATATACCCCAATAATAAAAGAGAACACTATAGTCTTGCAGATGATAAGGTAAAAACTAAAGAAATTCTACATAGAAATAATATTGCATGTGCAGAAACATACAGTATAATAACCAAGGTCAGCGAAATCAAGAAAAAATGGAAATCTTGCCAAGACAAAAATGCCATGGCCATAAAACCGGCCAATGGTTGTGGAGGTGGTGGGATTAAAATCTTAAAAAAGACTTCTGATGGACAATGGAAAAGCGGAGAAAAAATCATTACAGAAGCTCAAATCTTCCAACATATTACCAGTATCGTCTCGGGTTTCTTCTCCATGAATTCTTCGGATAGTTGTTTAATAGAGGAATGTATAGTCCCCCATCCTTTTTTTGCGGAAATCTATGATGAAGGGGTACCCGATTTTAGGGTCATTACCCTTAAAGGAAAACCTATCATGGGAATGTTGCGCATGCCCACATCAAAATCTGACGGTAAAGCCAACCTACACCAAAGAGGCGTTGGCATAGGGGTTAATCTAGAAAAAGGAACCCTTACCCAAGTTTATGATGGAAATCGATATTTGGACCATCATCCTGACAATCCAATCAAAATATTTGGAAAACCGATTCCGTATTGGAAAGAAATGATAGCATTATCCATAAAAACATCAAAAGTCTTTCCGTTGGACTACCTAGGTATAGATTTGGTTATCGATGCGGCTAAAGGACCTCAGATTATGGAAATCAACGTACGTCCTGGTTTAGGAATACAACTTGTAAATAAATGCGGATTGGAAAACGCCGTAAAGGATAACTACTAA